In Streptomyces liangshanensis, the DNA window CGCGTACCTCACCGCGATCCTGGTCCGCCGCCCCGCGCTGCTGCCCTCCCTCCTCCTGAAACTGCCACACGGCCTGGCCCACGCCCGCGCGATCACCGCCCAACGGGACGGCACAGCGACCGCCCCCGGCGCGCACGAGACCCCCGGCACCCCCGCCACGCCCGGCACGCACGGCGCCCAGTCCCACCCCTGGCCGCGCGAGCTGTCGCGACTGGAGCGCCGGGGCATGCTGTACGGTCCCGTCGGCTACGTCCGGGCCCGCCTGCGGCAGCGCGAGGGCGAGCGATGAGCGCGCGGCAGGCGGCGATCCCCGTCCTCCTCTACCACGCCGTGACGGACCACCCGCCCGCCTGGATCGCCGAATTCACCGTCACCCCGAGGGACTTCGCGGCGCACCTGGACGCCGTGGTCGCCGCGGGCCGTACCCCGGTACCGGTCAGCGCGCTCGCCCGCCACCTCGCGGACGGCCGCCCCCTGCCGCCCCGGCCCGTCGTCCTCACCTTCGACGACGGCTTCGCCGACCTGCCGGGCCCCACGGCCGAGGCGCTCGCCGCCCGCCACCTGCCCGCCACCGCCTACCTGACCACCGGGGCCATCACCCCGGGCCGCGTCAGCCTCCTCCCGCCGGCCCCGATGATGCGGATCGCGCAGGCCCCGCGACTGGCGTCGTACGGGATCGAGGTCGGCGCGCACACCGTCACCCACGCACAGTTGGACACCCTCCCCGCCCGCGACCTGAACCGCGAACTGCGCGACTCCAAGGCGGCGTTGGAGGATGTCCTCGGCCACGAGGTGGCACACCTCGCCTACCCGCACGGCTACAACAGCCCGGCGGTACGGCGCGCCTCCGCCGCCGCCGGGTACGCCTCGGCCGTCGCCGTACGGCACGCGCTCTCCTCGGGGCGCGACGAGTCGTACCGCATCGCACGGCTCATCGTGCGCCGCCGGCACACCGCGCGGGACGTCGAGCGGTGGATGGACGGCAGAGCGGCGGAGGGGGAGGCGGTGCGGGTCGCGCCGTTCGGCGACTCGCTGCCCACGCTGGGCTGGCGGCTCTACCGCAGGACCCGGGCCCGCCTGCGCGGACCGGAGTTCGCGGGGTGACCCCTCAACTCCCCTGAGCAACAAGGGCTTACGAGAACAACACAAACGCGGTGACAGTTCCTATACTTCGCTTCAGGGACAGCGGCGTGACGGCCGCGACCACATCTGTGGGGGGAGTCGCACTGTGCAGCAACGTGTGTCCACGCCGGTCCCGGGGAGCGGCGTGCTGCCCCTGCTGGAGGAGCGGGCGGACCCCGGGCGTATGGCGGACGAGCCACCCCCCGAGCGCACGAAGAAGTCCACCTCCCACGCGCAACTCGTCTCCTTATGGCTCCTGTTGGTCGCTGGAGGCTCGCTGTGGGCCTGGTCGTTGCCCCGGATCGGCTTCCGTGACATCGGGGACTTCGGGCTCCTCGACCGCTTCCCGGTCGTCTTCTACGTCTCGCTGGCCGTCCTGTCGGCCGGCTTCCTCGTCAGCCTGCGCCGCGCGGGCAACGCGCCCTGGTGGCCGCTGACCTACTGCGTCGCCATGCTCGTGGCGCTCAAGGCGCCACCGGCCCTGCTCTACGACTCGGTGCGTTACGCGTGGGCGTCGAAGCACGACGCCGTGATCGCCCGGCTCCTGTCCGAGGGGACGTTCCACCCGTACACCGAACTGTCCGGCGGCATGTCGGCGTACGACCAGTGGCCCGGCTTCTTCTCGCTCAACGCGGCGCTGGTCAGGGCCTTCGGCGTGGAGGGTGCCGCCGCGTACACCAACTGGGCGCCCGTGGCCTTCGGGTTGCTGATGATCCCGGTCCTGGTGCTCATCTACCGCACCTTCACCGACGACCGGCGCCTGGTGTGGACGGCGGTCTGGATCTTCCAGCTCGCCAACTGGGTGGGCCAGGACTACCTCGCCCCGCAGGCCTTCGCGTACCTGGTGTTCCTGACCGTGTTCGCCGTCGTCGTACGGCACTTCGTCCGGCCGGGCTCCGCCGGGCGGCTGCGCGACCCCGCGCACCTCGACCCGGCCGCGGCGCCCGTGCCCCCGTCCGCGACGCGGCGGCAGCGGGCGGTCGGCGTGGCGGTGCTCGTCCCGCTGATCGCCGCGGTCAACGCCTCGCACCAACTGACGCCCGTCATGCTCTGCATGACCCTGACGGCGCTCTGCCTCACCCGCCGCTACCGCAACCTCGGGCTGCTCGTGGTGACCGGGGCGGTGATGCTCGCCTGGGACCTGACGATGGGCCGCCCGCTGTTCCTGGACACCCTCGGCACCCTGCGCGACTCGGCGGGCCAACTGCTCAAGAACTCCCGCCCCGGATTCGCGGGTGAACCGACCGGCCCCGGACCGGAGTTGGTGGGTACAGCCAACATCCTGATGGTCGTCGCGCTCGCCGTACTCGCCGGGTCGGCCGTCCTGCTGCGGCGTCGGCTGACCCACGGCGCGCTGCCGTTGCTGCTGGCCGCGGCGGCGCCGGTGCCGCTCTTCGCGGTCAACGACTACGGCGGCGAAATGCTCTTCCGCGTCTACCTGTTCGGGCTGCCGGGCACGGCGTTCTTCGCCGCCGCCGCGCTCGTCCCGGCGGCCGCCCAGGCCGGCCGGGCCCGCCGCCTCGCGCGCCGGGTCGCGGTGGTGGCGCTGCCGGTCGCGCTGATCGCCCTGCTGGCCGGCTTCCTGCCCTCGTACTACGGCAAGGAGGGCATGCAGTACGCGCCGCCCGCGGAGACCGCGTTGGTGGAACGCGCCTACGACCGGGCGCCCGAGGGCTCACTGATCCTCGCCACCACCGGGTCGTTCCCGGGCGCGTACTACCACTACGACCGTTACGAGCGCTGGTTCTTCACCGAGCAGGAGGTCCCGGAGAACCTGAGGATGCTCAAGGACCCGGCGGGCTACCTGGACGCCGGCATCCCGCCCGGCCGGACCGCGTACGTGATCCTCACCCCGACGCAGGAGGAGGCGACCATCGGCGAGGGCTACCTGCCGGCCGGGGGCTTCGCGCGCATGAGCGAGGCGCTGAAGCGCTCGCCGCACTTCCGCGTGGTGGAGGAGAGCCGGTACGGCCTGGTCCTGGAGCACGTCGAGACCCCCGCGCCCACCCCACCCACCACCCCCTGACGCGGAGGCCACCGCCATGCGACCAGGAGACACCGACAACACCCACGCCACGACCAGCCCCAACAAGGAGCCCGCGCCCCCCGCCGAACAAGCCCAACCCCCCACCACCACGACGGAGCCCGCCGCGACGGCGGAGTCCGCGCCGAGGACGGAGTCCGCGCCGAGGACGGAGTCCGCGCCGAGGACGGAGCCCGCGCCGAGGACGGAGCCCGCCCCGAGGACGGAGCCCGCCCCGACGGCGGAATCCGCGCCGGCGGGGGAGTCTGCCCCCGAACCAGTGCTGCCCACAGCGGCAACTCCCGAGCCCGCAACTCCCAGGCCCGCAACCTCCGAGCCCGCCACCCTCACACCCCAGGCTCCCGAGCCCGAGCCCGCCACCGCCCCACCCGGGCCCCGTACCTCCCGCACCCACCACGCCTCCCGCGCCCCCCTCCCTCCCCGCGACCACCTCGCCCTCCGGGCCGCTCTTGCCCTGTCCGGCTGGGTCGCCCTGGCCGCCACCGTCCAGCCCGACGGGTGGCCCTCGCGGTGGATACCGGTCCTCCTCTTCGTGACCCTCGGCCCCGGCCTCGCCCTCCTGCTCCCGCAACCGCCGCGCCCCGCCGCCCGGCTGGAGGTGCTGGCGCTCGCCGCGCCCCTGAGCCTCTCCCTCGCCACGCTCGCCGCCACCGCGCTGTTCCTGGTGTCCGGCTTCTCGGCCACCGTCTTCCTCGCCTCGCTCGCCACCGTCACCACCCTCGCGAGCCTCCTCCCCGCCCTCCCCCTGCCTGCCGCCAGGCAGACCCTCCCCCTGCCCGCCGCCAGGCAGACCCCCCTGCCCGCCGCCAGGCAGACCCCCCTGCCCGCCGCCAGGCAGACCCCCCTGCCCGCCGCCAGGCAGGGCACGACCGAGCGGACCGCGTTACGCGAGCCGGATCCCGAGGTCCCCCGATGACGGAACGCCCGCCCCGTAACACCCGCGGGGCCGCCCTCCTCGCCGTCGCCCTGACCGCGATCGGCGCGCTGCTCACCGGAGCCGGCCTCTGGATCGACCGGCAGGAGAACGGACCGACGCCCCAGGCGAGTTGCGCACCCACCCCCCTGCTGGAGTCACCCTGCGGAGCCTGGTGGGGCGCGTACGTGCCGTACGCGGAGAACGGCTCGCTCACCGACGCCGTCCACGGCTTCGAGCGCAGGATCGGCCGCAAGCTCGACCTTGTCTACAACTACCACGACATGTCCGGCACCCCGCTCGACGGGACGCTCCTCACCCCCGACGAGAGGGAACTGGGCACGGACCGGATGCTGATGCTCGCCTGGGAGTCCACCGTCTGGACCGAGCCGCACCACCGGAACTGGACAGAGACACAGCTCGGTTGGGACAAGGTCGCCTCCGGGGACCTCGACGAGGAGATCATCGATCCGCAGGCCCGCCGCCTCAAGGCGTACGGCAAACCGGTCTTCTTCTCCTTCGACCAGGAGACCGACTTCCGCACCCCGGACGCCGGCACCCCCGAGGAGTTCGTCGCCGCCTACCGGCACCTCTACGACCGGTTCGAGCAGCTCGGCGTGGACAACGTGGTGTGGGTGTGGACCGTGTCCGGCTACCTGGGCAACGCCGAGCTGATGAAGAAGCTCTACCCGGGGGACGCGTACGTCGACTGGATCGGCATGGACCAGTACAACTACTTCCAGTGCCACGACTCCCCGGACTGGCTCGACTTCGACCGCAGCCAGCGCCCGTCGTACGACTGGCTGCGCGCGAACATCTCGGACTCCAAGCCGGTGATGCTCTCCGAGTTCAGTACGGCACCCGACCCGGCCAGGCCCGACCGGCAGCGCGGTTGGTACGAGGCCATCCCGAAGACCGCGCCGACCCTGCCGAAGGTGAAGGCGCTGGTGCACTGGAACCGCCCCGTACCGGGCCCCGACTGCGACCTGACCGTCAACAAGGGCCCGGCGCTGGAGGGTTACCGGAAGGCGGGCCGCGACGGCTACTTCAATCAGCCGCTGCCCGCTCCGTAGCGCCGTACAAGAAGTGCCCGTACGGCGAGCGCCACGCCCGCCACCCCGGCCACCCCCAGGAACACCGGCACGGGCGCGGCGGCGAACGCCTGCTGCGCCGCCCAGCCGGTGATCACCAGCACCCACAACACCCCGGCGACCACCCGGCCGTCGGCCCGTACGGCCCACAGGGCCAGGGCGGCCAGCCCGAGACACAGCAGTTGGAGGGCCACCGGCAGCGCGCGCAGCACGTCGTCCCGCCCGAACGCCCCACCACCCGACGGAAGATGAAGATGCCCCACCGCATCGGTCAGGACGTCAGCGACCGGCCCGTGCCAGGGCCCCGCGGCCCGATCGGGCCGTACGCCGAGCAGCGGGGGCGCCGCGTGCAGCGACGCGAAACTGATCAGCAGCCCGGTCCCGAGGAGCACCGGCCGGGGCCGGACCAGTGACGCGGCGGCGCACTGGACGACCACCAGCAGGATGCCCCCGGCGAGGGTCAGCGGCGGCAGGGCGTCGAGCAACTCCCGCCCGGTCAAAGGGGCTTGGCCGAGCGGTACGACCCGTACCAGCGGCGACCAGATCAGCCCGGCCGCCAGCCCGAGCAGCAGCCACAGCAGCGTGATCCAGCGATCCTCACGCGCACTCCCCACCGCGGGCCGCCGCGCGGCCCCCACCGGGACGCCGACGGCCGGTGAGCCGGAGGGGTGCGGGCGCTGCCGGCTCGCGTGGTGCGGATACGCCGTCCGCCGGGCCCAGTTGGTGCCGTACCCGTCGTCCGGCGGTACGGTCCGCGGCTCGCCGCCCTCCTGCCGTAGGCCCCCGGCCCCCGCCCCCGCCCCCTCCCGTCGTGCGAGCCGTGCGACCCGCGCGCCCCGCGCCGGCCAGGTGGCGCGCGGCGGCCGGCCGCTCAGCGCCGCCCGCAGCCCCGGCGCCGCGACCAGCGCGACCAGCGTCATGGACCCCAGCATCGCCAGGCCCGCCCCGGAGATCCCGGTGGGCCCGAGCAGGACCGTCGCGCTGCCCAGCACCAGCAGGCACATCCCGCCCTGGAGGACCGCGAGCATGCCCGTACGGCCCTGGACGCGCAGCACCCCGATGTACAACTCGACCACCACGCGGGGGAGCGCGGCGGCCGCCAGCAGCCGCAGCACGGTCGTGCCGTGCGAGGCGTAGTCCGCCCCGAACGGCGCGAGCACCTGCGGGGCGAAGACCACCAGCACCAGGACGACCGGCACCAGCAGGACCGTCATCCGGCGCAGCGCCCCCCGCACCCCCTCCGCCAGCCGCTCGGGACGGTGCGAGGCGTGGGCGGTGAGCGAGGAGGCCATGTTGATGGCCATGAACTCCATCGTGCCGCCGACGGTGTACGCGGTGTAGAAGAAGGCGTTGTGCGCGGCGTCGAAGCGGACCGCGACCATCACCGGCAGCAGGTTGATCATCGCGAGGCTGAAGAGCGCCCCGACCGAGTCCCCGGCGAGGAACCGCCCGATGTCCCGCGGGCTCAGCGGTTCACGGTCGTGGTCGGCCTCGGCCTGGCGGGGGATGAGCTTGCGGAAGATCAGCCAGCCGAGCGGCAGGACGGACAGGGCGATCGCGGCGGCCCAGGAGACGAACACGCCGAGGACGGGCATCGCCGTGGCGAACGCGACGAGCAGCAGCAGCTTGCCGATCGAGAAGACGGCGTTGCCGACCGGCACCCAGAAGGCCTTCCTGAGCCCGGTCAGCACACCGTCCTGGAGGGTGAGCAGGGCCCAGGTCACGCAGGAGGCGGTGAAGACGAGCCCGGCGGTGAGGCCGTCGAGAGGCGCGTACGACGGGCCCCAGAGGTCGAGGGTCAGCAGGAACACCACACAGGCGACGCAGACGACCAGCGAACTGACCGCGTACGCGCGCAGGACCAGCGAGCCGGTGGCCCGGCCGGCCCGGGGCACGTACCGCACCACCGCGCCGATCATGGTGGTCGCGGTGATCGAGGCGAGCAGCCGCATGGCGGCGATGGCCGCCGAGCCCTGCCCGACGGCCTCTTCGGTGTAGTAGCGGGCGGCGACGAGCCAGAAGCCCAGGCCCAGGGCGGCGGAGACGCCGGTGGAGAGCATGAGCGCGTACGCGTTGCGGAACATCGAGTCGTGCCCGGCACGCGCGGCGTCCGCCGTCCCGGCCGGGCCGGCGGGACCCCGCAGCCGGGTGGTCCCGGCCACCTCAGCCGTGCCCGTCCCACACGGCCGGCCGGGCGCCGGAGGCGGTGAGGACGCGGATGACCTCGTCGGCGCGGCGCGGGTCGGCGGGCAGGGCGTGCCGGGCGAACCAGGCGGCGGGCGCGGGGTGCGGCGACGGATCGGTGAAGATCTCGCCGGCGTAGGTGTCGAGCGGCGGGTCGTAGAGGTAGCCGGTGGTGATACGACGCCGGGCGAGCGCGGCGATGGCCGCGTCACGGTCCTGGACGAGGAGGGGCACGCGGAACAGCGGCTGCACGGCGGTCCCGCCTCCTCCCCAGGTGGTGTCCAAGAGCCTTTCCGTACCGGCCCGGTGGGCGTCCAGGCGTGCGTCGAGGCCGGCGAGCAGCCGCTCGGTACGCCGCAGACGGGTGCGCCCGGGCCGCAGCCGGTAGTCGTGCATGTCGACACGCACCCAGGAGTGGAAGCCGCTCAGCCCGGACTCCCCGGCGAGCGCCTGCTTGAGCTCACCGGCCCGCAGCGGCATGCGGATCGCCTCCCGTTCCTCCTGGCCGAGCGCGCGCAACGCGGCGCGCGCGGCCCGTACCAGACGCAGCCCGCGCACGCCGGCCTCGGCGTACGGCCGGACGGCATAGGCGAGTTCGGCGCCGAGCCGGGAGGGGAGAAGCAACTCGTCGCGGGCCAGGGCCAGTTCCGTACGGACAGCCGGATCCGCCACCGCCAGGAAACCCCCGGTCTTGGCCCCCACATGCTTGGAGAGGCTGAACACGGACGCGTCCCCGAACCCGCCGACGGGCCGCCCGGCCACCGCGCTGCCGATGGCGTGCGCGGCGTCCTCGATCAGCGGAATCCCCAACATGTCGCAGCGGGAGCGGAGTTCGGGAGCCGGGTCGGGATTCCCGTACAGATTCGTGGTCAGTACGGCGGACAGGCCGCGCCAGTCGGAGTCCGGCACGCGGTCGAGGTCGATCGACCCGTCGTGCGGGTGCAAGGGCGCCTGTACGGGCCGCAGGCCGGCGGCGAGCACCACGAAGAAGATGACGTCGTCGTTGACCGGCGACATGAGGACCCGCCCGCCGGGCGGACACCAGTGGCGCAGCGCCAGATACAGCCCGAAGCGGCACGACGGCACGTACAGACATTCCCTGCCGAGGCGATGGCGCATGAGCGACTCCAGACCGGAGTACGCGGTGCGCCCACTGTTCTCCGCCGGGCAGCTCTCCCCAAGAGCCATTCCGATTCCCCCCTGCCCCGGGCTCAATGTGGCCCATACCGGACGGCCGCGTCAATAAGGCGGGGGGAGGGGAGGCGCGGGGCGGATGTTGGGGGCGGATGCGGGGACCGGATGCCGGGGGCGGATGCCGGGACTGGACGTCGGGACTGGATGCCGGACTGGACGCGCGGGCCGGACGCAGGGACCCGGGCGCCGGATCGGACGCCCGGACCGGACGTCGGACCGCTGTCGGTACGATCCCCGGATGCGGCGCGTTCTGGTGGTGGGCATCAGCGGGGCCGGCAAATCCACGCTCGCGCGGACCCTGGCCGGCGAACTCGCCCTGCCCTACTACGAGATGGACGCCCTGCACTTCACCGGCCCCGGCTGGGCGGTGGACGAGGACTTCGCGGCCCGGGTGGCCGACATCGCGGCCTCACCGTCCTGGATCTTCGACTCGTTCGGTTACCCCGAGGTCCGCGACCTGCTGTGGGAACACGCCGACACGGTGGTCTGGCTGGACTACCCGAGGCGGGTCGTGATGCCGAGGGTGCTGCGGAGATCGCTGAGGCGGACCGTACGCCGGGAACGCATCTTCGGCGGCAACAGGGAAACGCTGGCGGCCTGGTTCCGCCGCGACCACCCGGCCTGGTGGGCCTGGTCCCAACACGCCCCGCGCCGCTCGGAGATAACCCACCGCACTACTAACCCACGCTTCGCCCCACTGCGGGTAGTAAGACTGACGACCCCGGCGGAGACGCGGGGTTGGGTGCGGGTTCAGATCAAGACCTAGTCGGGGTGGGCGTTGTTGTTCTGTGTGACGTGGGGGCCGCCCCTTGCTGTTGAGTGTCGCGGTTTCGGGTCGGGCGTCAAGGGCGCTCCTTCGTCGCGTCGGCAAGCCGATTCCGCTTCGCTCCACCCTTGACTCCCGCCCCGAAACCGCAAGTGAAGGCGAGGGGGGGCGGCCCGGGGGAGGGGTCCCCCGGGAAGGCCCGGGAGCGGCTGGGCTATCAGCCCGGGCTGCGGCTCCGGCCGTGGTTTGCGCACCACTTGAATGGGGCGGTGACGACTCGGCTCAGCGGCTGACCACCGCCTGTTGGCAGGTGTACAAGCACCGTGTCTGAGATCCGTAGGCGAGCTGCGGGGCGGGGAGAGGGACATCCGATCCGGCGACCAGGACACCCCATCTCCCCAGGCCTGGGAGTCCAGTCCCCTGCGGACCATCCCTCCCCGGCCTTGCGTCCTGTGTTCCGTTGACCGGAACCCAGGACACACGACCCGCCAGATAGGACCGGGGAAGGGCCAGACAGCGCCTGCGGGCCACCTCACTCACCCCACCAACCCCACCCGCCTCCCGGCCCGAGCTTGCTGTCCACATGTGGGCCGGTGGACGGCAACCGACGGCTGAGACCACCCCACCACCCACCCCAGCCAAGCCGTATGCCGCATTCGCCCAGGCCTGAAGTCCCTTGTCGGTCCTGTCTCCCCGGCCTTGTGCGCTGTGTTCCGTTGAGCCGCACCCAGGACACACAACCCGCCTAATGGGGTCGGGGGTGGCAACCGACCGCCGCACCACCACACCCCGCCCGGGCATCTGTCGCATTGGCCGAGGCTCGGGAGTCCTCTGGGGTCTCTTCTCCCCGGCCTTGCGTGCTGCGTTCCGTTGATTCGCACTCAGGGCACAAAGCCTGCCGGATGGGGCTGGGGGAGGGGTGGATGGGGTCTGCGGATCACCTCGCCTGCCGCACCCGCCCCACCTCATTAGCCTCCCAGGGCGGGTGTGATGTCCGCATGGCCGGTGGGTGGCGACCGACCGTTGAGACCACCCCACCAACAGGACGAATGCCCTATTTGCCCTGCCTTGGGAGTCTCCTGGCGGCCCTTCCTCCCCAGTCTTGTGTGCTGTGTTCGGTTCGTGCGTACCCCGGGCACATCACCGGGCGGTAGGGGGAAGGCTTCCCGCCTGTCCCCCTCCACCCACCCAGCTCAGACACGGTGCTTGTACGCCTGTCAGCGGACGGCCGGCTAGCCGCTGAGCCGAGTCGCACAGCCCCATTCAAGTGGTGCGCAAAACCCCAACCGGAGCCGCAGCCCGGAAAGAAACGGCAACCGCTCCCGGAGTGTCCCGGGGGACCCCTCCCCCGGGCCGCCCCCCTCGCCTTCACTTGCGGTTTCGGGGCGGGGGTCAAGGGTGGAGCGAAGCGGAATCGGCTTGCCGACGCGACGAAGGAGCGCCCTTGACGCCCGACCCGAAACCGCGACACTCAACAGCAAGGGGCGGCCCCCAGGTTGATCAATGCAAGAACGGTGACCTCGACCGGGTCTTGGTTTGAACCCGCACCCACCAACCCACCCCCCCTCACTCCTCCACCATCAACCCATCCCGCAGTTTGTCCAGCGTCCGCGTGAGCAGGCGTGACACGTGCATCTGTGAGATGCCCAGTTCCTCGCCGATCTCCGACTGGGTCATGTTGGCCACGAACCGCAGCGAGAGGATCTGCCGGTCCCGCTGGGGGAGTTCCGCGATCATGGGCTTGAGCGACTCGACGTACTCGATGCCCTCCAGGCCGTGGTCGTCGTAGCCGATCCGGTCCGACAGGGAGCCCTCCGCGTCGTCCTCCGTCGGCTGGGCGTCCAGTGAGCTCGCCGTGTACGCGTTGCTCGCCGTCATCCCCTCGACCACCTCGTCGTGGGTGAGGCCCAGCCGCTCGGCCAGCTCGCCCACGGTCGGTGCCCGGTCGAGGCGCTGCGCCAGCTCGTCACTCGCCTTCGCGAGTTCGAGGCGCAGCTCCTGGAGCCTGCGCGGCACCCGTACCGACCACGACGTGTCGCGGAAGAAGCGCTTGATCTCGCCGACGATCGTCGGCATCGCGAACGTGGGGAACTCCACGCCCCGGCTCAACTCGAAGCGGTCGATGGACTTGATCAGGCCGATCGTGCCGACCTGGACGATGTCCTCCATCGGTTCGCTGCGGGAGCGGAAGCGGGAGGCCGCGAACTTCACCAGGGCCAGATTCAGCTCGACGAGGGTGTTGCGGACGTACGCGTGCTCGTACGTGCCCTCTTCGAGGGCTTCGAGGCGGGCGAAGAGCGTCTTGGACAGGGCCCGGGCATCAACCGCCCCCACCGCGTCGAAGGGTGGGATCTCGGGCAGGCTCTCCAGTCCGGTGCGGAGGTCCGCACGGAGGTCCGTACGGTGCCCCGTACGGGTTTCGGAGAGCGGTTCGTCGAGCGGTTCGTCGAGCCGGGGTGCCATGGTGTGTCTCCTCCATCGTTCTCGGCATGTGGCCGCCGAAGCCAATACGCGCTGCTGCGGTTTGCGGCGCCTCCGAAGCCGGTCGTGTGGAATGTGTCCCTACAAGCCCTACCTGCTCGGTATGGACAGTTGCAAGTGCTAATTGTTCTGTTTGCCCTTATTGTGGGGGAGTTCGGCTACCGGTCGGCCTGTGAAAGGCGTAATGTTCGACCGGCGTCAACGGCATGCGACGCGCGCGAACTTCCGACGATGGCTACCAGACGCGAAGAGGGACGGGAATGGACCGGCAGACGGTCGGCAGCGCGAACCGAGGCCGACTTCGGGTCGAGGTTCGGACCGAGGGCCGGAGCGAGGTCGTGACCGCGGCCGGCGAGTTGGACCACCACACGGCGGACGTTCTCCGGGTACCGCTGGAGACGGCGCTCGAGCAGGGCCGGGTACGCCTGGTCATCGACTGCTCACAGCTCGAATTCTGCGATTCCACCGGGCTCAACGTGCTGCTCGGTGCCCGCCTTACGGCGGACGCCGCCGGCGGCGGGGTCCATCTGGCGGGCATGCAGCCCGTCGTGGCCAGGGTCTTCGAGATCACGGGGGCGGACGCGGTCTTCACCCTCCATGATTCCGTCGAAGACGCCCTGGCGGACTGAAGCGGACACGGGTACGTGACCCCCTACTCCCCCCGTCACTTCCCTCGTCGCGCCGGCGCCCGCGCCGGCCGCGCCGTGGGCCGGACGGGTCCTCGTGACTTTCACACCGGTGATGTGGGTGTTGTCACGAT includes these proteins:
- a CDS encoding lipopolysaccharide biosynthesis protein; the protein is MFRNAYALMLSTGVSAALGLGFWLVAARYYTEEAVGQGSAAIAAMRLLASITATTMIGAVVRYVPRAGRATGSLVLRAYAVSSLVVCVACVVFLLTLDLWGPSYAPLDGLTAGLVFTASCVTWALLTLQDGVLTGLRKAFWVPVGNAVFSIGKLLLLVAFATAMPVLGVFVSWAAAIALSVLPLGWLIFRKLIPRQAEADHDREPLSPRDIGRFLAGDSVGALFSLAMINLLPVMVAVRFDAAHNAFFYTAYTVGGTMEFMAINMASSLTAHASHRPERLAEGVRGALRRMTVLLVPVVLVLVVFAPQVLAPFGADYASHGTTVLRLLAAAALPRVVVELYIGVLRVQGRTGMLAVLQGGMCLLVLGSATVLLGPTGISGAGLAMLGSMTLVALVAAPGLRAALSGRPPRATWPARGARVARLARREGAGAGAGGLRQEGGEPRTVPPDDGYGTNWARRTAYPHHASRQRPHPSGSPAVGVPVGAARRPAVGSAREDRWITLLWLLLGLAAGLIWSPLVRVVPLGQAPLTGRELLDALPPLTLAGGILLVVVQCAAASLVRPRPVLLGTGLLISFASLHAAPPLLGVRPDRAAGPWHGPVADVLTDAVGHLHLPSGGGAFGRDDVLRALPVALQLLCLGLAALALWAVRADGRVVAGVLWVLVITGWAAQQAFAAAPVPVFLGVAGVAGVALAVRALLVRRYGAGSG
- a CDS encoding polysaccharide deacetylase family protein; protein product: MSARQAAIPVLLYHAVTDHPPAWIAEFTVTPRDFAAHLDAVVAAGRTPVPVSALARHLADGRPLPPRPVVLTFDDGFADLPGPTAEALAARHLPATAYLTTGAITPGRVSLLPPAPMMRIAQAPRLASYGIEVGAHTVTHAQLDTLPARDLNRELRDSKAALEDVLGHEVAHLAYPHGYNSPAVRRASAAAGYASAVAVRHALSSGRDESYRIARLIVRRRHTARDVERWMDGRAAEGEAVRVAPFGDSLPTLGWRLYRRTRARLRGPEFAG
- a CDS encoding RNA polymerase sigma factor SigF; amino-acid sequence: MAPRLDEPLDEPLSETRTGHRTDLRADLRTGLESLPEIPPFDAVGAVDARALSKTLFARLEALEEGTYEHAYVRNTLVELNLALVKFAASRFRSRSEPMEDIVQVGTIGLIKSIDRFELSRGVEFPTFAMPTIVGEIKRFFRDTSWSVRVPRRLQELRLELAKASDELAQRLDRAPTVGELAERLGLTHDEVVEGMTASNAYTASSLDAQPTEDDAEGSLSDRIGYDDHGLEGIEYVESLKPMIAELPQRDRQILSLRFVANMTQSEIGEELGISQMHVSRLLTRTLDKLRDGLMVEE
- a CDS encoding glycoside hydrolase family 26 protein, with protein sequence MTERPPRNTRGAALLAVALTAIGALLTGAGLWIDRQENGPTPQASCAPTPLLESPCGAWWGAYVPYAENGSLTDAVHGFERRIGRKLDLVYNYHDMSGTPLDGTLLTPDERELGTDRMLMLAWESTVWTEPHHRNWTETQLGWDKVASGDLDEEIIDPQARRLKAYGKPVFFSFDQETDFRTPDAGTPEEFVAAYRHLYDRFEQLGVDNVVWVWTVSGYLGNAELMKKLYPGDAYVDWIGMDQYNYFQCHDSPDWLDFDRSQRPSYDWLRANISDSKPVMLSEFSTAPDPARPDRQRGWYEAIPKTAPTLPKVKALVHWNRPVPGPDCDLTVNKGPALEGYRKAGRDGYFNQPLPAP
- a CDS encoding AAA family ATPase translates to MRRVLVVGISGAGKSTLARTLAGELALPYYEMDALHFTGPGWAVDEDFAARVADIAASPSWIFDSFGYPEVRDLLWEHADTVVWLDYPRRVVMPRVLRRSLRRTVRRERIFGGNRETLAAWFRRDHPAWWAWSQHAPRRSEITHRTTNPRFAPLRVVRLTTPAETRGWVRVQIKT
- a CDS encoding STAS domain-containing protein; this encodes MDRQTVGSANRGRLRVEVRTEGRSEVVTAAGELDHHTADVLRVPLETALEQGRVRLVIDCSQLEFCDSTGLNVLLGARLTADAAGGGVHLAGMQPVVARVFEITGADAVFTLHDSVEDALAD
- a CDS encoding DegT/DnrJ/EryC1/StrS family aminotransferase, which encodes MRHRLGRECLYVPSCRFGLYLALRHWCPPGGRVLMSPVNDDVIFFVVLAAGLRPVQAPLHPHDGSIDLDRVPDSDWRGLSAVLTTNLYGNPDPAPELRSRCDMLGIPLIEDAAHAIGSAVAGRPVGGFGDASVFSLSKHVGAKTGGFLAVADPAVRTELALARDELLLPSRLGAELAYAVRPYAEAGVRGLRLVRAARAALRALGQEEREAIRMPLRAGELKQALAGESGLSGFHSWVRVDMHDYRLRPGRTRLRRTERLLAGLDARLDAHRAGTERLLDTTWGGGGTAVQPLFRVPLLVQDRDAAIAALARRRITTGYLYDPPLDTYAGEIFTDPSPHPAPAAWFARHALPADPRRADEVIRVLTASGARPAVWDGHG